In the Candidatus Chlamydia sanziniae genome, AATAATCGCACCTTGATCGTCAAGAATTAATCCCATAGCGATTCCTGCAACAGGAGCTTTGATGGGAACACCTGCATCCATAAGAGCAAGGCAACCTCCACAAATCGAAGCCATAGAAGAAGAGCCATTGGATTCTATAATACTAGATTCTATGCGAATAGTATAGGGAAACGCTGTAATGTCAGGTAATACATAACTTAAAGCTTTTTCAGCAAGTTTTCCATGACCGATTTCTCGTCTTCCCGGAGAACCAATTCTCCCGACTTCTCCTACAGAAAAAGGAGGAAAGAAATACTGTAAATAAAATCTAGAAAGCCCTTCGCCATTCAAATCTTCATAACGCTGGGCCATAGCCTCACTGCCTAGAGTGCATACCGCTAAAGCTTGTGTTTCTCCTCGAGTAAAGAGACAACTTCCATGAGTGCGAGGTAGAAAAGCATCTTCAATAGTGATGGGACGAATTGTTCTTATTGAACGTCCATCTACACGCATCTGACGTTCGCGGATGAGCTTGCGCATCGCATTAGATTTTAAAGTCTTGTATGCGGATTTAATGTTGAACGATGAGAAAAGTTCATTGTCACTTTCTAATTTCTCTAAAACCTCTTTTTCAAGTTGTTGTGAAGCTACCTCATGACTTTTTTTCTCTGTAATATTAAAAAGTGTAGTAAATTTGTCTTGGACACATTCTTCTACGGCTGATAAAACTTCTTTGGGAAAGGGAGAAACAGAAGTGAAGTTTTTAGGTTTTCCTATTTCTCCTTGCCAACTCTTTAATTTTTGACAAATAGTGATAATGTATTGGTGACCGAATTCTATAGCTTCTAAAATTTGTTCTTCAGTAAAGAAGTTGCAATGACCTTCAATCATTAAAATGGCGGTCTCTGTTCCTGCGATTATAAGATCTAAGGTAGAAGCTGCGCTTTCTGTTTTTGTGGGATTAATGATCCAACGATTATTGATCCAACCAACGCGCACACCGGCAACAATATTATTTTGAGGTATATCAGAAATAGCAAAAGCCGCTGAAGCTCCACAAATTGCTAGGGGATCAGGTAAAGTTTGCCCATCATATGACCAGACATAAGATAATACTTGAATATCTTGCATAAGTCGAGGGGGCATAGAGGGGCGTAGAGAACGGTCAATAAAACGAGAAATTAAAATTTCTTTTTCAGTAGGACGTCCTTCTCGTTTTATAAATCCGCCTAAAGTTTTCCCTATAGAAGAAAATTTTTCTTGATAATCTACTCGAAAGGGAAGAAAATCCATGGCTTCATTCAAGTCTGCCGAGCAGACGCTTGTGAAGACACAAGTTTCCTCTGAACGAACAAGAACAGCACCATTCGTTTGACGGGCGATTTTCCCTGTTTCAAATACTAATGTTTTACCCTTTTCAAGAGTAATAGAGATAATTGCAAAGGTCATGAAGGGCTCCTACTCAGTAGTCTGGGGAAAAATAAAATTATTTACGTAAATTTAAGCGAGTGATTAAATTTTTATATCTTTCTGTGTCCGTAGAATTCAAATATTCTAGAAGTTTTCTTCTTTGGCCAACGAGCTTGAGAAGAGCCAAACGAGAATTTTGATCTTTAGGAGATCTTTTAAGATGTTCTTTTAATTCTGCGATATGTTCAGTTAGAATGGCGATTTGAACATCAGCTGATCCTGTATCTTTCTCATGAAGTTGAAACTTCTTAGTGATTTCTTCTTTAGTTCCTTTATCCAAAGACATTGGATGTCTCCTTAAAATAATTACCGCAAAGTTAATTATACTTGAGCACATGGTTAATGTACACCTTTTGGTAAAGGTAGGTTGTTTTTTTATCAGCAAGCAAAAATCCAAGGTTGTTTATCTGGTTCAGATGGCTTTATAAAAGGTTTTTATTGATTTCTTAGTTATTGTAATTTTTTTTATCCTCGAATGGAAAATGTTATTTAAGGCTGTTTAGTACAATGTGTGTAGATGAAAACAAAGATATATTTTTTATGAATCAAGCTTTGAAAGAGGCTCATAAGGCTTATAACGAAGGTGAAATTCCTGTGGGTTGTGTGATTGTTAAAGAAAATAAAATAATTGCTCGTGCGCATAATACTGTAGAGCGGTTAAAAGATCCAACAGCTCATGCTGAAATTTTATGTATAGGGATGGCTGCCGATGCTGTGGATAATTGGCGTTTGGCGCATACTGTTCTTTATTGTACTTTGGAACCGTGTTTAATGTGTGCAGGTGCAATTCAGTTAGCTCGTATTCCTAGGATAGTCTGGGGAGCTCCTGACTTGCGTCTAGGGGCAGGAGGGAGTTGGATGAATGTTTTTATTCAAAATCATCCTTTTCATACAGTCTTGTGTTCTCCTAGTGTATGTGTTGAGGAGGCCGAAGGGCTTATGAAGCAATTTTTTATAGAAAAGCGTAAAGAAAAAAGTGAAAAATAAAATTATAGAATTATTGAATCAGCTTTATGAAGATCAGAAAATCCGACTTCAAAAAATAGGGGAAGAGATTCTCCCTAATTTGACATCGGATGATTTATTACAACCTATGGATTTTTCTGAATTAGAAGAAAATTCTTTTTTTCGTTTTGAAGAGGGAGTCTTGTCTGGAATTGGTGAGGTTCGCGCAGCTATTTTAGCTTTGTTTAAACATCAGAATTAGCTTTACAGAGAAGTGATGTAGGGGTTAGGAATTTTTTCTTTTTTGCAGAAAAATATACTGAGCACAAGAGAAAGAATAGTTGCTAAGAATATGAAATAGGCACCAGAGAAGATAAGAATGCAGAAATAAAAACCTAGGATTAGAAGGAAACCCCATTTTTTTGCAAATGTTAAAGGAGTGGGGCCAAGTTGAATGCGCTTTTCTGCATCGAGAAAAACGTGGACAAGTACGAGAGCACAAATGAGACTTTCAGGACCAAAAAATACTTGTGTGCTATGAAATAATTTCATCAATCCCCATAGAACCGTCCCTATAATTAAGATTTGTCCTACGATGAGTGTGAGCAGACTAAATGCGCCAAGTTTGCGCATAACGTGATTTGTAGCTTTATAGAAAAAAAGAAAATCGAGTGTATTACGTATAAGTAATCTTTGGGTAATTTCCCAACTCTGCTCTTGATGCAAAGATAGGGAATCTGCAGTGATTAGAGGATACGTGATAAATTGCCAGAAATAGTGTTTTTGTATTCCCTTTACGGATAGAGCTAAGGTTTCTAATACGCCTGGAATACAAAAAAATTTATTCATCATGTAGGCAATAAAGGGAGCGCTGCAGGAAGTGACAAAGATTAAGAAAGGCAGTTGCTTCAGAACGCGTCTGAGAAAAGGCAATTTATTATGTTTATCAGGGAAAATCACTCGCATGGGAAAGGCTTTACCTACAATCTAGGAGTAAAACTCTTATAGTAGAGAACAGCTTGTTTTATTAGAAGTCCATTATCCAGAGGATGCCGAGGTGGTTAAGTTTGCTTTAATAGTGAGTTCTGCTAACCCGGAGAGTATGCTATTGGCTGCTTGTAAAAGTTGCATGGATTCTGTGGAGGTGGAGTTCGCGGATTTTTGGTTTGCCTGGGCTCTTTGTTGTGCGGAAGAAAGTTCTTGTTGGATCAATTGACGGTTAGCTGAGACTTGCTGGTTTGCACTTTGGTACGATTGGATTTCTGATTGGTTACTATATTCATCCTCTGTATCGGGTTTTTTTTTGAGGTCAGGGACTTTAAGTAGGGGCAAGTTGAGTAGTTCTTTAGTTTTTTGTTGTTGTACCGTGGTATTATCTTGTAAAACCGCCATGATAGATTTGCCAAACTCGGTTGTAGATATGGAGAGTTGAAGCATAACAGATATGCAGAAGTAGATTGCGGATAGTTTATTGATGTTAAGGGTATCAGAAACTACTTTTGTAGAGGCTGGGATGACTGGAGTCACTTTTTTTATTGTTGAACTAGGTATTGTTGGTAAAATCATAGATGTATTTCTAGTTAAATGTTAGCAATTAAACTGACAATTTGTGAGAAGGTTTGTATTAACGCCTGTCCTACTTGCAATGATTGTTGGATAATGTTGTTGTTGGTATTTAAATTACTGGAGATGACTTGTGCTCCGTTTCCTAATCCAGAAATTTGGTTTTGCAAAGCTTGTCGAGAAGCTCCTACAGCTTGGTTTTCAGACTGCACATTCTGCAAATAGGTAGAAGAGTTATCTCCTAGTTTGTCTTTAGGAATACTAATGTATTGGTATAAGGCCTCTTGGTTGTTCAGGTAAGTTTGAGCAGAGGAATTGGCTTGTAATTCTTGGGCAATGATGGCTAAGTTGTCTTGGGATATTAATACGGACTGATAAACATAATATACAGTGACCACCAGAGGATTGGAGTCTTTCGCAAATTTTGCGATGATTTCATCTGCTGTTGCTGTGTTCGGGCCTCCTGTAATTGGAGTTCCTGGTACGGTAATGGTACTATGTAAGGATTGTCTTTCAGATAGAGGATGAATCCACATAATTTTGACCTAGTGTATTTTTGTTTAAAGGTTTTTAGAGGTTTTTAGGTGATTTTTGTTATCCTAAGGGTTTATTCAATTGGTTTACGGTGCTTCCTATAGTGTTTGTTGTTTTTAGAAAGGCAGAATCTTGAGAGGACAATTGTTGAATAATATTAATGTTTGTAGAGGCGTGGGAAAGAATAATTTGTCCGTTTTGTCTTGTTGTAACCAATTCGTCTTGAATATTAGATCTTTGTGCTGAGTAGTTTTGGTTTTGGTTTTGTACGCGAGTAATTTCGTCTTCTTTTGCTCCAGCACTTACTACAGCAAACGTAATTCGATTAGTTTCTTGGTTTAATTGTTGTTGAATATTAGTATTGTCATTTAATTGTTGTGATTGAGTCAAAACTGTTTGTTGTCGAATTTCAATTGCTTGTAAAAGAAGTTCGTAAATGCTAAAGAGTAAGGCTCCGATAGGGGGTGTATTCAATGGATCCAAGGGAGGAAGAGTAGAATTTGTTACTGTAGTTGCTGGGAGAGGAGTAATTCCTGTTGTTGCTATCGACATAATAATTTTTTTAGTTTTGATTAGTTTTATTTTAACAGGAAAAAAATCGTTTTTAGAATAAAATTTTTTTGTATTTTTATATTAATAGTAATTAAGTGTTTTATTTTTAATAACGAGAAAAAGTAATAATTTGGAATTTCTTAAGGAATAAAAAGGGCTTGTTATCGATCACTAGCGGTAGCTTTTGCGACTTCTCTGGTGTTGTGTAATAAATCTTTGGGTTTAGTGAGGAGAAGAAAGTGTCTGAAAATGAGTGTGACGACCATGTAAAAGCTTTCGAAAATGAAATAAGTGCCTATGTATTGGTGACTTGCGGGAGAGCATCTTCTGATGGCAAAATGCAGGTAGAGATGACTTATGAAGGGGAACCCGCTGTGATCAGTTATTTGTTAACAAAAGCTCAAGACTTTTTAAACGAGCCTTAAAATATTCATTTACTAGAATTTGGGAAGTCAGATGTACGTGCTTAGCAAACGTCTTTATCAGTGGGTAAATCGGCCTACCCAGTTAGCATTTTTGATAAGAAGGTTGCAATCATTTTCTGCAGAGTGGGTAATTGTAGCAGCTTTGTTGTTGATGCTTGGAGGGTTAGGTTGTTCTGTTCTCTCTAATGTTCGGTTAATTCCTATTTTATTATTATTTTCGTCTTTAGCATTGCCTGCGATTTTGTCTTTTCAGCATAGGGGCTATATTGTTGTTTCTGGGATTTTTCTTTCTATTTACTGTCCCAAGTATGTGATTGGGTTATCTTTGTCTTCGGGATTTTGGTCTGCTGGTTTAGGTTCTGCGTTTCTTTTAGCTTGGGGTCTTTGTTTACAAGGAATATTACTGGTTCGGGAAGAAAATGTGGAGAAAGAACAGTTATATATTCGGGTTTGTCAAGAGCTTGATAAGCTGCGCGGTATATATGAACACACAGTGGAGGATAAAGATCATGAGAAGAAGATGTTAGAGACTAAGCTTCAGGAGTACCAAATGCAATTAAGAGAAGCTTGTAAGAAACAAGAACATATTACGATGGATCTAAAAATCTTATCCGATCAGAAGAATAGTTGGTTGGAAGATTATGCCGTATTACACAATAAATATGTTCGTCTAATTTCTGGTGATGAAAGTGTAGTTTTCCCTTGGGTATCGGAGCAATCCGTTTTTCAAGAGCCAGCAGTAAATCTCCAGGATAACGAATTATGGGTACAGGCTTTACAGGAGAAAGAAGAGGGAATGGCTCGTTTACAAAATGAGCTTGCTGTAGAGAAACAAGAGCGTTACCAGTATCAGCAGCGTTGTGAGGAGTTGAGTACATCATTGCCGAACTTGAGTGATCTTCAGGAGCAACTGAAGAACTATCAGGAGCTCCTACAGCAGAAAGAAAGGGAATTGCTAGAACTGCATTGTTTAGTTGATGAGCACATAAAGAAGACTCCAGCTGCTGCCTCTTCTCTTATTGAAGAGGAAAAGCGTTATAAGGGGTTATATTATCAACTGCATCAGCAGTTTGCAGAAAAGAATGCAACTTTATCTTCTGTGAGGAAAGAGCTTTTTATTGTACGTGAGCAGTATTTGACGTTAAAGAAAAAAGAACAAACGGATTTTAAGGACATTACTTTTGAGGATATTTGTGTAATGCAAAAACTTCTTTTCTATATAGAATGTTTGGAAGAAGAAATTAGTTGTCTAGAAGAGTTAGTATCTCATAACCTGTGTCTGAAATAGCTAGGGTATGTTCCCACTGTGCACTAGGCTTATTATCACAGGTTCGTGCTTCCCACAGGTTTTGGGGATGTATAATGCCTTCTTTTCTTCCTACGTTGATCATAGGTTCTATAGTGAATATCATCCCTGGAGCTAAGGGAATCATGGAACGGTTTCTATAATGTGGAATATAAGGATTTTCATGAAACTGCAATCCAACTCCGTGGCCTACAAATTGCTCAACAACAGAGAATCCATAACGGTCGGCACATGTTTCGATTGCTTCACCTATTTCGTGGAGAAGTAGATTGGGTTTAAGAATAGTTATAGAAGCATTTAAGCATTCCAAAGCAGCTTGGCATACTTGTTTTTTTATTTCTGAGACTTCACCAATCATTACCATACGGCTACAGTCGCCATAATACCCATCGACAATGCAAGAAACATCGATGTTCATAATATCTCCGTCTTGTAGAGGAACATCGTTAGGAATACCGTGACAGATCACCTCATTAAGGGAAGTGCAGATCGTTTTTGGAAATGGAGGTGAGCCATAATTTAATGGTGCAGGAATCGCATCATATTTTTTATGTAATTCTCGGGAAAATTGATCGAGTTCTTCGGTAGTTACTCCTTTTACCGCTGCCTTACAGAGTTGGTCGAGAATCTGTGCTGTTATTTGACATGCCTGATGAATTTTTGTTTTTTGTTCCAATGTCTTTAATATAATGTTATATTGCGAGGCATAATGTTGTCGTTGAGCTTCCCAAGATATTTCTGGTACTTTGGGGTAGTGACAATGCTTCCATTTCCATTTGCTTCCACACCAGCAAGGATCATTTCTTTTCATGTGGGATTACCTAATATAAAACCCTATATTGAATGCTGTAGAGATACCTTTCAATATCAGATCTCCAGACATTAAGAATAAGGCTAAGCTAAACAATCTTTCAAGAGCAAGGAGTCCAAAAACGCCGAGAACGCGGTTGAAAAGACTAGAACATAAAAGGGTAACCAGGGAGCAGGTCCATGCAATGACTAGACCTATGAGAAGGACATCTTTAGGATAGGCATCTTCTTCCATATAACTTAAAATTGCAATGATAATTGCAGGTCCAGTAATGATCGGAAAAGCTAGGGGAAAGAAGATGGGTTCAGAATCTCTATTTTCTGGACTTGTCTTTAGAGTTAGTGATGCGTTCATCATTCGTAAAGCAACAATGAGGAGAAGAATGCCGCCTATGATTTGAAAAGAATATAGGGAGATATCTAAAAATTGAAAAAATTTTCTTCCAAAAGTTATGAAGAGAAGAAGGATGGCAAGAGCAAAAAGGCATTCTCTGAGGATGATAGATTGCTGTTTTTTATGAGAGTAATTTTTTAATAAAGAAACGAAAACAGGAATAGATCCTGGAGCATCAAACAATATATAAAATAATAAACTGAGATTGAGGATAGTTAGCATTAACATGTTTCTTTTATAAAAAAGCTTTTTGCAATCCTGAAATTAGTAATTGAGTTCCTACAATGGTAACAAAAAGTCCCAATATTGTTTGTGCGGCAAGGAGAATTTTATCTTTTCTTTTGCCTTTGAGAGAATGGAGTATCAAAGTAGCTGCGGAGATGAATATCCAGCTTAAAATGAGGATTTGAGCATTTGTGATGAACGCCTGCTTTTTTGCAATTAGAGCACAACAAGCTGCTAGCCATGAGGGCCCAATCATAAGAGGTATAGCGATAGGAGTTACACAGGGAAAGGAGTTTGGGGTTTTAGATAAGTAAAGTTTCCAATTGTCTTCTTTCGCAAGACGTAAAACTGCTCTGACTCCGGATAGGGTAACGGCGATACCTGCAACTACTTGTATGGCACAAACAGGAGTGTTGAGTACTCTAAGTCCTCCAAATGCTGCTTGATAGAGTACGAAAATTATGATAAGAGCGAAGCCACTCTCTCTTAAGAGAAGGAGAAGACGTTGTTTTTGAGAATAGTGATCAATTAGGCGGTGCAACACAAGAGTATTAGTTAGGGAATCTGCTGCTAATGCTAGAATGCATGCTTGAGGTAATAAAAAAAAAAACGGTATCATAGCAAAGCTTTTATCTCTAAGCACTATTATTTTTCAAGGTAATCTACTAATGTAGTGTTGAAAATTCTTTGAGTTTGGGAGAGAAATACCCGTGGTAAGTGAAGAAATCTCGAAAACCATACACCTTTATACTCAGCCATTTTCGTCAATTCTTTTATTTGGCCCACCTGGAGCTGGTAAAGATTTTTTAGGCCACTTCATTGCTAATGCTGGCCACCAGGTATATGTTTCTTTGGGGGACATTTTTCGACGCTATCCTTTAGAATCTCCAATTCGCAAGCTTTTTCATAAGTATGCCGTATTAGGAACGTTAATTCC is a window encoding:
- the pnp gene encoding polyribonucleotide nucleotidyltransferase; amino-acid sequence: MTFAIISITLEKGKTLVFETGKIARQTNGAVLVRSEETCVFTSVCSADLNEAMDFLPFRVDYQEKFSSIGKTLGGFIKREGRPTEKEILISRFIDRSLRPSMPPRLMQDIQVLSYVWSYDGQTLPDPLAICGASAAFAISDIPQNNIVAGVRVGWINNRWIINPTKTESAASTLDLIIAGTETAILMIEGHCNFFTEEQILEAIEFGHQYIITICQKLKSWQGEIGKPKNFTSVSPFPKEVLSAVEECVQDKFTTLFNITEKKSHEVASQQLEKEVLEKLESDNELFSSFNIKSAYKTLKSNAMRKLIRERQMRVDGRSIRTIRPITIEDAFLPRTHGSCLFTRGETQALAVCTLGSEAMAQRYEDLNGEGLSRFYLQYFFPPFSVGEVGRIGSPGRREIGHGKLAEKALSYVLPDITAFPYTIRIESSIIESNGSSSMASICGGCLALMDAGVPIKAPVAGIAMGLILDDQGAIILSDISGLEDYLGDMDFKIAGSMEGITAFQMDIKVEGITSSIMQIALAQAKQGRQEILQAMRKTLAIPKPHLSQYAPRIETMQIKPTKIAAVIGPGGKQIRQIIEETGVQIDINDLGVVSISASSASAINKAKEIIEGLVGEVEVGKIYRGRVTSVVPFGAFVEILPGKEGLCHISEFSRQRVEDINDVVKEGTMIDVKLLSINEKGQFKLSHKATFTESKNNF
- the rpsO gene encoding 30S ribosomal protein S15; amino-acid sequence: MSLDKGTKEEITKKFQLHEKDTGSADVQIAILTEHIAELKEHLKRSPKDQNSRLALLKLVGQRRKLLEYLNSTDTERYKNLITRLNLRK
- a CDS encoding nucleoside deaminase, which gives rise to MCVDENKDIFFMNQALKEAHKAYNEGEIPVGCVIVKENKIIARAHNTVERLKDPTAHAEILCIGMAADAVDNWRLAHTVLYCTLEPCLMCAGAIQLARIPRIVWGAPDLRLGAGGSWMNVFIQNHPFHTVLCSPSVCVEEAEGLMKQFFIEKRKEKSEK
- a CDS encoding CT847 family type III secretion system effector, which codes for MILPTIPSSTIKKVTPVIPASTKVVSDTLNINKLSAIYFCISVMLQLSISTTEFGKSIMAVLQDNTTVQQQKTKELLNLPLLKVPDLKKKPDTEDEYSNQSEIQSYQSANQQVSANRQLIQQELSSAQQRAQANQKSANSTSTESMQLLQAANSILSGLAELTIKANLTTSASSG
- a CDS encoding DUF720 domain-containing protein; this translates as MWIHPLSERQSLHSTITVPGTPITGGPNTATADEIIAKFAKDSNPLVVTVYYVYQSVLISQDNLAIIAQELQANSSAQTYLNNQEALYQYISIPKDKLGDNSSTYLQNVQSENQAVGASRQALQNQISGLGNGAQVISSNLNTNNNIIQQSLQVGQALIQTFSQIVSLIANI
- a CDS encoding DUF720 domain-containing protein, with protein sequence MSIATTGITPLPATTVTNSTLPPLDPLNTPPIGALLFSIYELLLQAIEIRQQTVLTQSQQLNDNTNIQQQLNQETNRITFAVVSAGAKEDEITRVQNQNQNYSAQRSNIQDELVTTRQNGQIILSHASTNINIIQQLSSQDSAFLKTTNTIGSTVNQLNKPLG
- a CDS encoding methionyl aminopeptidase; amino-acid sequence: MKRNDPCWCGSKWKWKHCHYPKVPEISWEAQRQHYASQYNIILKTLEQKTKIHQACQITAQILDQLCKAAVKGVTTEELDQFSRELHKKYDAIPAPLNYGSPPFPKTICTSLNEVICHGIPNDVPLQDGDIMNIDVSCIVDGYYGDCSRMVMIGEVSEIKKQVCQAALECLNASITILKPNLLLHEIGEAIETCADRYGFSVVEQFVGHGVGLQFHENPYIPHYRNRSMIPLAPGMIFTIEPMINVGRKEGIIHPQNLWEARTCDNKPSAQWEHTLAISDTGYEILTLLDN
- a CDS encoding MarC family protein, whose amino-acid sequence is MLTILNLSLLFYILFDAPGSIPVFVSLLKNYSHKKQQSIILRECLFALAILLLFITFGRKFFQFLDISLYSFQIIGGILLLIVALRMMNASLTLKTSPENRDSEPIFFPLAFPIITGPAIIIAILSYMEEDAYPKDVLLIGLVIAWTCSLVTLLCSSLFNRVLGVFGLLALERLFSLALFLMSGDLILKGISTAFNIGFYIR
- a CDS encoding MarC family protein; this translates as MIPFFFLLPQACILALAADSLTNTLVLHRLIDHYSQKQRLLLLLRESGFALIIIFVLYQAAFGGLRVLNTPVCAIQVVAGIAVTLSGVRAVLRLAKEDNWKLYLSKTPNSFPCVTPIAIPLMIGPSWLAACCALIAKKQAFITNAQILILSWIFISAATLILHSLKGKRKDKILLAAQTILGLFVTIVGTQLLISGLQKAFL